One window of Ziziphus jujuba cultivar Dongzao chromosome 5, ASM3175591v1 genomic DNA carries:
- the LOC107421583 gene encoding tryptophan aminotransferase-related protein 3, whose translation MEGKKETSSKCVVLLMLIICICSILVNILFAVRVYVAGVDGLGELSWSRKAAEQAEAVAAISCSGHGRAYLDGIILDGEKPICECNPCYGGLDCSHFLPNCSADAESGDPYFLEPFWMQNAESSAILVSGWHRMGYSFLYDQSYISKVLENHIRKLHGIVGNAITSGRYIIFGAGSAQLLNAAVHALSPSNASSPPAKVFVSIPFYSLYESQTEFFDSKNYNFEGDTRLWKNESHGNDTSLLIEFVTSPNNPDGKLNKAVLNGTNARAIYDRVYYWPHYTAIPAPADEDIMVFSISKLTGHAGSRFGWAVIKDEGVFERMTTYLATNTMGVSRDTQLRALKLINTMLKGRKGRDIFEFGYQKMSDRWKKLSQTLSVSTRFSLQKIEDQYCRFFDKVIKPSPAYAWVKCEREEDKDCYEVLKAANITGREGSVYGAENRYVRLALIRSQDDFDLLLKRLNNLVSKEEEEEEEEKIKTM comes from the exons atggagGGCAAGAAAGAAACGAGCTCCAAATGTGTTGTATTATTGATGctaataatatgtatatgttcCATATTAGTGAACATATTGTTTGCGGTGAGAGTTTATGTGGCTGGGGTAGATGGATTAGGTGAGCTGAGTTGGAGTAGAAAAGCTGCAGAACAAGCTGAGGCAGTGGCAGCAATTTCATGCTCAGGCCATGGAAGAGCCTATCTTGATGGTATCATTCTTGATGGGGAAAAACCAATTTGTGAGTGCAATCCCTGCTATGGAGGCCTTGATTGCTCTCACTTTTTGCCGAATTGTTCTGCAGATGCCGAAAG TGGGGATCCATATTTCTTAGAACCCTTTTGGATGCAAAATGCAGAAAGCAGTGCAATATTAGTATCAGGGTGGCACAGAATGGGATATAGCTTCTTATATGACCAATCTTACATCTCAAAAGTGCTTGAGAATCACATCCGCAAATTGCATGGAATTGTTGGAAATGCAATCACTTCTGGAAGATACATTATTTTTGGTGCTGGCTCTGCACAACTCCTTAATGCTGCTGTCCATGCCCTCTCTCCTTCCAATGCCTCCTCTCCTCCTGCTAAAGTTTTCGTTTCCATTCCTTTCTACTCG TTATATGAAAGCCAAACGGAATTTTTCGACTCCAAGAACTATAATTTTGAAGGAGATACAAGACTTTGGAAGAACGAGTCACATGGTAATGATACAAGCCTCTTAATTGAGTTTGTAACATCACCAAACAACCCTGATGGGAAGCTGAACAAGGCAGTACTTAATGGTACAAATGCAAGAGCTATTTATGATAGGGTTTATTACTGGCCTCATTACACAGCCATTCCAGCTCCGGCCGATGAGGATATCATGGTCTTTTCCATTTCCAAGTTAACCGGCCATGCCGGATCTAGATTTGG gTGGGCAGTGATAAAGGATGAAGGTGTGTTCGAAAGAATGACAACGTATTTGGCTACAAATACCATGGGAGTTTCTAGGGATACTCAGTTAAGAGCTTTGAAGCTTATAAATACAATGCTTaaaggaagaaaaggaagagatatatttgaatttggatACCAAAAAATGAGTGACCGTTGGAAAAAACTGAGCCAAACACTTTCGGTTTCAACACGATTTTCTCTCCAGAAAATTGAAGATCAGTACTGTAGATTCTTTGACAAAGTTATAAAACCTTCACCTG CTTATGCATGGGTGAAGTGTGAGAGGGAAGAAGATAAAGACTGCTATGAAGTCCTCAAAGCAGCCAATATCACCGGCCGTGAAGGAAGTGTTTACGGCGCCGAGAATCGGTATGTCCGCCTCGCCCTCATAAGGAGTCAGGATGATTTTGATCTGCTTCTGAAGCGGCTGAACAACTTAGTctccaaagaagaagaagaagaagaagaagaaaagatcaAAACCATGTGA
- the LOC132799068 gene encoding tryptophan aminotransferase-related protein 4-like isoform X1 — protein MADKKEISSKYTVLLVRICLCSIFVNILFVVREYYGGEDYELQLSWSRKAAAEAESVAAISCSGHGRTYLDGTILDGEKPVCECNPCYGGLDCSHFLPDCPADADSGDPYFLEPFWMQNAESSAVLVAGWHRMGYRYINNNQSLMSKELENQIRKLHGMVGNAVTSGKYILFGAGSTQLLNAAVHALSLHHNASSPPTPVLASIPFYTLYKQQTDVFGSSNFKFEGDASLWMNNSDSNNTNLIEFVTSPNNPDGKLNKAVLQGPNAKAIYDRVYYWPHFTAIPASADEDIMLFSISKLTGHAGARFGWAVIKDETIYQRMTMYIGVNTMGVPREAQLRALKLINVVLQGRGREIFEFGYKTLSNRWENLSQTLSVSTRFSLQKIGDQYCRFFHKVRKPSPAYAWLRCEREEDKDCYAVLKAANIIGRRGGVFGAEDRYVRLSLLRSQDDFDLLLHRLNQLVLEEDKIKTMPIM, from the exons atggCGGACAAGAAAGAAATAAGCTCTAAGTATACTGTATTATTGGTGCGAATATGTTTATGTTCCATATTTGTGAACATATTGTTTGTGGTGAGAGAGTATTATGGTGGTGAAGATTATGAGTTGCAGCTGAGTTGGAGTAGAAAAGCAGCTGCTGAAGCTGAGTCAGTTGCAGCAATTTCATGCTCAGGCCATGGAAGAACCTACCTCGATGGTACTATTCTTGATGGGGAAAAACCAGTTTGTGAGTGCAATCCTTGCTATGGAGGCCTTGACTGCTCTCACTTTTTGCCTGATTGTCCTGCAGATGCTGATAG TGGGGATCCATATTTCTTAGAGCCGTTTTGGATGCAAAATGCAGAAAGCAGTGCAGTTTTAGTAGCAGGGTGGCACCGAATGGGTTACCGCTACATAAATAACAATCAATCTTTAATGTCGAAAGAGCTCGAGAATCAAATTCGCAAATTGCATGGCATGGTCGGAAATGCAGTCACTTCCGGAAAATACATTCTCTTCGGTGCTGGCTCAACCCAACTCCTCAATGCTGCTGTCCATGCCCTCTCTCTTCATCACAATGCCTCCTCTCCTCCTACTCCAGTTTTAGCTTCCATCCCTTTCTATACG CTATACAAACAGCAAACAGATGTTTTCGGATCGTCGAATTTTAAGTTTGAAGGAGATGCATCACTTTGGATGAACAACTCAGATAGTAATAATACCAACCTAATTGAGTTTGTAACCTCACCAAACAATCCTGATGGGAAGCTGAATAAGGCGGTCCTTCAGGGTCCAAATGCAAAAGCTATTTATGATCGGGTTTATTACTGGCCTCATTTTACGGCCATTCCAGCTTCAGCCGATGAAGACATCATGCTTTTTTCGATTTCCAAGCTCACTGGCCATGCCGGCGCTAGATTTGG GTGGGCAGTGATAAAGGATGAAACCATTTACCAAAGAATGACAATGTATATTGGTGTGAATACCATGGGTGTTCCTCGGGAGGCTCAATTAAGAGCTCTCAAACTTATAAATGTAGTCCTTCAAGGAAGAGGACGAGAAATATTTGAATTCGGATACAAAACATTGAGTAACCGTTGGGAAAATTTGAGCCAAACACTTTCAGTTTCAACACGCTTTTCTCTCCAGAAAATCGGAGATCAGTACTGCAGATTCTTCCACAAAGTTAGGAAGCCTTCACCAG CTTATGCATGGTTGAGGTGTGAGAGGGAAGAAGATAAAGACTGCTATGCAGTCCTCAAAGCAGCCAACATCATTGGCCGCCGAGGCGGTGTGTTTGGTGCTGAAGACCGTTATGTACGCCTCTCCCTCTTAAGGAGCCAAGACGACTTTGATCTGCTGCTGCACCGACTAAACCAATTAGTATTGGAAgaagacaaaataaaaactatgccAATAATGTGA
- the LOC132799068 gene encoding tryptophan aminotransferase-related protein 4-like isoform X2, translating into MEEPTSMVLFLMGKNQFVSAILAMEALTALTFCLIVLQMLIESSAVLVAGWHRMGYRYINNNQSLMSKELENQIRKLHGMVGNAVTSGKYILFGAGSTQLLNAAVHALSLHHNASSPPTPVLASIPFYTLYKQQTDVFGSSNFKFEGDASLWMNNSDSNNTNLIEFVTSPNNPDGKLNKAVLQGPNAKAIYDRVYYWPHFTAIPASADEDIMLFSISKLTGHAGARFGWAVIKDETIYQRMTMYIGVNTMGVPREAQLRALKLINVVLQGRGREIFEFGYKTLSNRWENLSQTLSVSTRFSLQKIGDQYCRFFHKVRKPSPAYAWLRCEREEDKDCYAVLKAANIIGRRGGVFGAEDRYVRLSLLRSQDDFDLLLHRLNQLVLEEDKIKTMPIM; encoded by the exons ATGGAAGAACCTACCTCGATGGTACTATTCTTGATGGGGAAAAACCAGTTTGTGAGTGCAATCCTTGCTATGGAGGCCTTGACTGCTCTCACTTTTTGCCTGATTGTCCTGCAGATGCTGATAG AAAGCAGTGCAGTTTTAGTAGCAGGGTGGCACCGAATGGGTTACCGCTACATAAATAACAATCAATCTTTAATGTCGAAAGAGCTCGAGAATCAAATTCGCAAATTGCATGGCATGGTCGGAAATGCAGTCACTTCCGGAAAATACATTCTCTTCGGTGCTGGCTCAACCCAACTCCTCAATGCTGCTGTCCATGCCCTCTCTCTTCATCACAATGCCTCCTCTCCTCCTACTCCAGTTTTAGCTTCCATCCCTTTCTATACG CTATACAAACAGCAAACAGATGTTTTCGGATCGTCGAATTTTAAGTTTGAAGGAGATGCATCACTTTGGATGAACAACTCAGATAGTAATAATACCAACCTAATTGAGTTTGTAACCTCACCAAACAATCCTGATGGGAAGCTGAATAAGGCGGTCCTTCAGGGTCCAAATGCAAAAGCTATTTATGATCGGGTTTATTACTGGCCTCATTTTACGGCCATTCCAGCTTCAGCCGATGAAGACATCATGCTTTTTTCGATTTCCAAGCTCACTGGCCATGCCGGCGCTAGATTTGG GTGGGCAGTGATAAAGGATGAAACCATTTACCAAAGAATGACAATGTATATTGGTGTGAATACCATGGGTGTTCCTCGGGAGGCTCAATTAAGAGCTCTCAAACTTATAAATGTAGTCCTTCAAGGAAGAGGACGAGAAATATTTGAATTCGGATACAAAACATTGAGTAACCGTTGGGAAAATTTGAGCCAAACACTTTCAGTTTCAACACGCTTTTCTCTCCAGAAAATCGGAGATCAGTACTGCAGATTCTTCCACAAAGTTAGGAAGCCTTCACCAG CTTATGCATGGTTGAGGTGTGAGAGGGAAGAAGATAAAGACTGCTATGCAGTCCTCAAAGCAGCCAACATCATTGGCCGCCGAGGCGGTGTGTTTGGTGCTGAAGACCGTTATGTACGCCTCTCCCTCTTAAGGAGCCAAGACGACTTTGATCTGCTGCTGCACCGACTAAACCAATTAGTATTGGAAgaagacaaaataaaaactatgccAATAATGTGA
- the LOC132799068 gene encoding tryptophan aminotransferase-related protein 4-like isoform X3, with translation MQNAESSAVLVAGWHRMGYRYINNNQSLMSKELENQIRKLHGMVGNAVTSGKYILFGAGSTQLLNAAVHALSLHHNASSPPTPVLASIPFYTLYKQQTDVFGSSNFKFEGDASLWMNNSDSNNTNLIEFVTSPNNPDGKLNKAVLQGPNAKAIYDRVYYWPHFTAIPASADEDIMLFSISKLTGHAGARFGWAVIKDETIYQRMTMYIGVNTMGVPREAQLRALKLINVVLQGRGREIFEFGYKTLSNRWENLSQTLSVSTRFSLQKIGDQYCRFFHKVRKPSPAYAWLRCEREEDKDCYAVLKAANIIGRRGGVFGAEDRYVRLSLLRSQDDFDLLLHRLNQLVLEEDKIKTMPIM, from the exons ATGCAAAATGCAGAAAGCAGTGCAGTTTTAGTAGCAGGGTGGCACCGAATGGGTTACCGCTACATAAATAACAATCAATCTTTAATGTCGAAAGAGCTCGAGAATCAAATTCGCAAATTGCATGGCATGGTCGGAAATGCAGTCACTTCCGGAAAATACATTCTCTTCGGTGCTGGCTCAACCCAACTCCTCAATGCTGCTGTCCATGCCCTCTCTCTTCATCACAATGCCTCCTCTCCTCCTACTCCAGTTTTAGCTTCCATCCCTTTCTATACG CTATACAAACAGCAAACAGATGTTTTCGGATCGTCGAATTTTAAGTTTGAAGGAGATGCATCACTTTGGATGAACAACTCAGATAGTAATAATACCAACCTAATTGAGTTTGTAACCTCACCAAACAATCCTGATGGGAAGCTGAATAAGGCGGTCCTTCAGGGTCCAAATGCAAAAGCTATTTATGATCGGGTTTATTACTGGCCTCATTTTACGGCCATTCCAGCTTCAGCCGATGAAGACATCATGCTTTTTTCGATTTCCAAGCTCACTGGCCATGCCGGCGCTAGATTTGG GTGGGCAGTGATAAAGGATGAAACCATTTACCAAAGAATGACAATGTATATTGGTGTGAATACCATGGGTGTTCCTCGGGAGGCTCAATTAAGAGCTCTCAAACTTATAAATGTAGTCCTTCAAGGAAGAGGACGAGAAATATTTGAATTCGGATACAAAACATTGAGTAACCGTTGGGAAAATTTGAGCCAAACACTTTCAGTTTCAACACGCTTTTCTCTCCAGAAAATCGGAGATCAGTACTGCAGATTCTTCCACAAAGTTAGGAAGCCTTCACCAG CTTATGCATGGTTGAGGTGTGAGAGGGAAGAAGATAAAGACTGCTATGCAGTCCTCAAAGCAGCCAACATCATTGGCCGCCGAGGCGGTGTGTTTGGTGCTGAAGACCGTTATGTACGCCTCTCCCTCTTAAGGAGCCAAGACGACTTTGATCTGCTGCTGCACCGACTAAACCAATTAGTATTGGAAgaagacaaaataaaaactatgccAATAATGTGA